GCAGAGCACGGCGGTCCCGCACCCGGCGCCCGGCGTGGCCGGCGGAGTCGGCGAGGGTGACAGCGTCGGGGTCGGCGACGCCGGCGTGCCGCTGGGCGCGGGGTCGCCGTTGCAGGGGACGCCGTTGAGCGTGAAACCGGCCGGGGCCGCGTTGTCGGCCGCGAACGTGCCCTGCACGCCGAACTCGGCGGTGCCGGACGCCGGGATGCCGCCGTTCCAGCCCACGTTCACCGCGGTGACCGTGCGTCCGGACTGGGTGACCTGCGCGTTCCACGCGCTGGTGATCGTCGAGTCGCCCGGGTAGGTCCAGGTGACGGTCCAGCCGCTGACCGCGGTGGAGCCGGGCGAGACACGGACGGTCGCGGTGAACCCGCCGGTCCACTGGTTCGCGGCGTAGTCGACGCGGCAACCCTCGGCCGCGCCGGCCACCGTCGGGAGAGCCCATCCGGCCGTCACCGCGACCAGGGCCGCGGTGAGACCGACGAGAAGATGACGTGCTGATGGCAAGGAAGGATCCTTCCGGAGCCGCCGCGGACACGGCGGAATGATCGGACGAGGACGGCTGCCCGGCTCCCAAATCCATCGACGTCGGTCATTCTATGCCGGGGTACCCCTAAGGGCCAGCCGGCGACGCCTGCGCCCGGCGCCGTACGGCGGGCATCGTCCGCGGGACGACGCGCACGGCCGCCGTACCCCGGGATGATCCCGGTCATGAAGCCAAGAGTGCGCAAGACGCTGCTGGCCACGCACGTGGCCACGTCGGTGAGCTGGCTCGGCGCCGACCTGGTGCTGCTGGTGCTGGGCGCCGCGGTGCTGGCCGGGCGCGACCCGGGCGAGGTCTATCCGGCCGCCGCGCTGATCGGTGACGTGCTGCTGCTGCCGCTGACCGCGGTGATCTGGCTGGTCGGCGTGGCGAACGCGCTGCTCACGCCGTGGGGCCTGCTCCGGCACTGGTGGGTGGCCGGCAAACTGGTCCTCACGACCGTCATGCTGGGACTGGTGTTCTTCCTGCTCACGCCGGGTCTGCGGGAGGCCGCGGCGGCCGGCGCCGAGCTGGCCGGCCGGGACCGGATCAATCTGGTGGTGGCGCCGGCCGTCTCCGGCGCGCTGCTGATCCTGATGATCGTGCTGTCCGTTTTCAAGCCGCGGGGACGGATTGGACGGGCCGGATCGCGGTGACAATACGACCATGCGGGTTCTCATCACGAACGACGACGGGATCGGTGCGCCCGGGCTCCGGGCGCTGGCGGAAGCGGCGGTGAAGGCCGGCCACGAGGTGGTCGTGGCCGCACCGCGCACGGAACACAGCGGGTACGGCGCGGCGCTGATCGCCACGCCGAACGACGACGGCCGGATCGACGTGGAGCCGCACACGTTCGACGAACTGCCGGGCGTGCGGGCGTACGGCGTGGCCGCCTCGCCCGCGTTCATCGTGGTCCTGGCGCTGCGCGACGCGTTCGGCACGCCACCGGACGTGGTGCTCTCCGGCCCGAACCGGGGCGCGAACGCGGGCCACGCGGTGCTGCACTCCGGCACGGTCGGCGCGGCGCTCACCGCGGCCGCCGGCAACCGCAGCGCGATCGCGGTCTCGCTGGACGTGGTCTCGCCGTTGATCGACGGCGGCTCGCTGCAGGCCCTGAGCGGGATCGGCGACGAGGAGCGGCACTGGGACACCGCGGCCACGGTGGCGGTGGACCTGCTCGCCACGCTGGGCGAACTGCCGACCGGGACGGTGCTGAACGTCAACGTCCCGGACGTCACGACCGAGGACCTCAAGGGGGTACGCCGGGCGAGACCGGCCGGCTTCGGCCAGGTGTCGGTGGCGCTGGAGGAGTCCGGCGAGGGCTACCTGCGCACCGGCATGCGGATCAGCCAGGAGCGGGCCGCGCCGGACACGGACCTGGCGCTGCTGGCCGAGGGCTACGCCACGGTCACGCCGCTCACCTCCGTGGACGACGACCGCTCGGTGGACCTGCCGCTGCCGTGACCGGCGCGGTTACCGATCCCGTGAACGCTGCCGTGACCGTTCCCGCGTCCGGCGGCGTGGCCGTTTCCGTGCTCGCTGCGGTGACCGGGCCGCTGCCGATTGACCGAGTGACCGATGCCCGCCGCTGCCGCTACCCGCGCCCCGGGGCCACTGCCGTGACCGGTGCCCTGCCCGCTGCCGTGACCGGTGCCCCGGCCGTTCCCGTGACCGGCGCCCCGGCCGCTCCCGTGATCGCTGCCGTGAGCGTTCCCGTGACCGGTGCCGGGTGGGCGGCGCGGGTGTCGGGGCGGGGCAGCACCGTGCGCCAGAGCGCGACCGCGAGTTCCGCGGCCGTGGGGCGGTCGGCCGGGCGTTTGCGCATGCTCCACCGGCACGCCTCCGCGACCGTGGACGGCAGGCCGTCGACCAGCAGCACCGGCGTGGGCGCGAGCCCGTGCATCGGCCCGGCGAGCAGTGCGCCGGGCCGGGCCGCCGGATAGGGCGAACGGCCGGTGAGCAGCGCGTAGAGCAGCACACCGGCCGCGTAGACGTCGTCGGCCGGGGACGGCGGCGGGCCCAGCCGGGTGCGCCGCTCCCCCTCCGGCTCGATCAGCGCGGCCAGGCCGAAGTCGACGATCTTGATGCCGCGCGCGGTGAGCATCACGTTGGACGGGTTGAGGTCGCGGTGCACCACGCCGCGCCGGTGCGCGGCCGCGAGCACGTCGGTCACGGTGGCGACGATCCGCACCGCCTCGCGCCAGCACAGCAGCCGGCCACCGGCCACCCGGCCGGCCAGCGAGACGCCGGTGAGCAGCTCCATCGCCACGTACGGCACGGTCCGGCCGTCGGCCAGCCCGGCGTCGCCGTAGTCGTAGACGCGCGGCACCCCGGGGTGACGCAGCCGGTCGGTGATCCGAGCCTCGCGGCGGGCGCTCTCGCGCACCCACGGGTCACCGGACGGGAGGACCTTGACCGCGGCCGGGCGCCCGTGCAGCGCGTCGATCGCGTGGTAGACCGTGGACAGGCCACCGCGGGCGACGGGACCGATCAGCACGTATCGGCGGGCGAGCGCGACGCCCATCGGAAGGTTCAGCCCGGCACCGGGCTGCGAGGAGGCCACGAATGGACTCTTCCGCAGCCGCTCGTGCCGGGCAAGAGGGTCTTTCAGGCCCCGGCGGGAGCCTCCGGCGCCGCGTCGGCGAAGTAGGGCTCCGGGGCACCGAACAGTCCGAGCAGCCCGGTCACCCAGAGCTGCCGGTGGACGAACCGGCTGGGCTGCGTGACGGCCAGTTTGCAGCCGGTCACCTCAGCGGCCTGGAAACCCGAGACGAGCGCGCTGATACCGACCGAGTCGATAAAGCTGACCAGCCGCATGTTCAGCTCGATGCGGGACGGGCGTCCCTTCGTCAGCACCGCGGAGACCGCTTCGCGGATCTCGTGTGCCGTGTCAACATCGATTTCTCCGCGCGGAGCGATCTCGACGACATCATTGGGGAGCATGGTCGTGACGATCGACAGGCTCACGCGAGCACCTCCACCCAACACCCGATCTGACAGGGGTTCTTCAGTACGCGGGCCGCGACTGAGCGTATTCCGCCGCGAAGCCCGGTCGCTAGTCCTGCAGCGCATGGCATTTTCACCGGGTTCACTGCTCAAACCCCGCGCCAAATCAGGAAAAACGCCCATTTAGCTTTTAAAGCATCTTATCTCTGCGGACGCGACCCCGTCCGGGCCCGCAACCCGCACCACCTTAGCGACAGCGAACCAACTCCGCCTGTGTAGAACCTGAGCGGCCGGTCGAAAGAGGGGTTACAGCGTGACGGACGGTGACAGAGGTTAGCAAGGGGCAGGCGGTACCTGCCGTCCCATTTCGCGGGCGAAGCGAATAATCCTCACGCGATCGGCGGTCACCCGTTCGGGTCTCGGACCCGCCGCGGGGGCACCCGATCGGGGCACTCCCCACGCGGCGGCGTCCGGCGGCCAAGGGTGCGGCGACCGGAACCGACCCCCAACGTAGCCACCCGCGCCCCGGCCCTCCGCGGAGACCTGGGCATACGTGACGGGGCACACCGGTGGGCCGAATCGACGCGTACGGGTTTGCCCACCCCGCTCCGGGGGCACCTCCAACCCGAGTCGCAGATGAGTTGCACGGACGCCGCTTTCTCTGGTGGCCGGCACGGACCTGGAGGAGGTAGAGCTTCATGGGAACCAACCTGCTTCACCGCAAGACCAAGACCGAGAGGGCGACCCAGCAGGCCTGGGACTACCTCAAGCACACGATGGAGTCGGCCGGAGACCTGGCCGGCAGCACGCGCAGCACGGTGAGCACCTCGGTGAGCTCCGCGGCCGGCACGATCGGCGCGGCGACCAACGAGGCGAAGTACCGCGCGCAGGGCGCACTGGACGCGCTCGCCGGTCGTCGTCCGGCACTGCCCTGGACGCTGATCGCGGGCGCGGCCGTGCTCGGCGTGGTGGCGGGCTTCGCGGTGAGTGTCGCCGCGCGCCGGTCGCTGGCGGAGCGCCCGGCCGAGGACGAGATCGACGACGCCGACGAGGTCGTCGCGATCTACACCGGTGACCGGACCCCGGTCGGCCTGAACGACTGAGTGACGACCGAGGGCGCCCCGCCGTGGCGGGGCGCCCTCGGTGTTCTCACGAACTCCGCAGGACCGACTGCCAGCCCGCCACGGTGGGGTTCTCCGCCAGGTCGAGGTAGTCGGCCCGGTATCCGTCCCGCCGCCACTTCTCGACCAGCGTCATGATCCGGATCGAGTCCAGGCCGCGGTCGAGCAGGTTCTCGTCGTCGGTCAGGTCGGCCGGGCTCTCGCCGAGCGACTCGGCCACGTCCGCCCGGATCCGCTCGAGGCTCAGCATCCCCATCAGGCCCCCCGCACCAGTGCCAGCGGCTTGACCGCGCCGGTGCGCGGCGTGGCCGCCACCGCCCGGACGATCTCGCCGGACCGGATCGCCACGTTGGACAGCAGCGTGGACGTGATGCCGTGCACGTGCTCGGTGCCGCCCTGCAGGTAGATGCCGGCCCGGACGCCGGACCCGGTCGCCACCCGGTAGTCGCGGTCGACCTCGATCAGCCCCTCAGCGGTACGGCGGGCGAGCGGCCCGGCCGTGCCGAGCAGCTTCACCGCGTCCACCGGACGGTAGCCGGTCGCGTAGACCAGCACGTCCGCGTCGAGCGTCTCCCGGTCGCCGGTCGGCATCGACTCGACCGTGACCGTGACGCCGTCCTCCCGCGGGACCACCTCGGCGACCCGGGACGCGTTCAGCATGCGCAGCCGCTCGCGACCGAGCACCTTCTCCCGGTAGACGCGCCGGTAGAGGTCGTCGATCAGGTCGATGTCCACCACGGAGTAATTCGTGTTCCGGTGGTAGTCGAAGAGCATGCGCTTCACGTCCGCCGGCGCGTGGTAGTACAGGTCCACCGCGTCCGGGTCGAAGATCCGGTTCGCGAACGAGCTGTCGTCGG
This genomic window from Catenuloplanes niger contains:
- a CDS encoding serine/threonine-protein kinase, producing MASSQPGAGLNLPMGVALARRYVLIGPVARGGLSTVYHAIDALHGRPAAVKVLPSGDPWVRESARREARITDRLRHPGVPRVYDYGDAGLADGRTVPYVAMELLTGVSLAGRVAGGRLLCWREAVRIVATVTDVLAAAHRRGVVHRDLNPSNVMLTARGIKIVDFGLAALIEPEGERRTRLGPPPSPADDVYAAGVLLYALLTGRSPYPAARPGALLAGPMHGLAPTPVLLVDGLPSTVAEACRWSMRKRPADRPTAAELAVALWRTVLPRPDTRAAHPAPVTGTLTAAITGAAGAPVTGTAGAPVTAAGRAPVTAVAPGRG
- a CDS encoding STAS domain-containing protein produces the protein MSLSIVTTMLPNDVVEIAPRGEIDVDTAHEIREAVSAVLTKGRPSRIELNMRLVSFIDSVGISALVSGFQAAEVTGCKLAVTQPSRFVHRQLWVTGLLGLFGAPEPYFADAAPEAPAGA
- the surE gene encoding 5'/3'-nucleotidase SurE: MRVLITNDDGIGAPGLRALAEAAVKAGHEVVVAAPRTEHSGYGAALIATPNDDGRIDVEPHTFDELPGVRAYGVAASPAFIVVLALRDAFGTPPDVVLSGPNRGANAGHAVLHSGTVGAALTAAAGNRSAIAVSLDVVSPLIDGGSLQALSGIGDEERHWDTAATVAVDLLATLGELPTGTVLNVNVPDVTTEDLKGVRRARPAGFGQVSVALEESGEGYLRTGMRISQERAAPDTDLALLAEGYATVTPLTSVDDDRSVDLPLP
- a CDS encoding phosphopantetheine-binding protein, with amino-acid sequence MGMLSLERIRADVAESLGESPADLTDDENLLDRGLDSIRIMTLVEKWRRDGYRADYLDLAENPTVAGWQSVLRSS